TTGATACAAAAAATTGCTAGGATCAGTAAATGGTAAATTAACCAACAGAAGAACAAAAGATCCTACTATTAAAAAGGGCATTGAAAAAACAAATCCATCTCTAATAGCAATTAAATATTTGTTTGAAGCTATCTTGCTAGCAATAGGAACTAAACTCGATTCGATGATTTCCTGTAATTTCATAAAAACTCCTAACTTGATAATGAATATTAATCTTATTAATTATGCTCGATGGACATAACACACGTTAATTTATAATCGCACATAACATCCATAGCATTTAATTATATAATTTTAAAAATTAATACTACTTAGTATGATAAAATAAATTTAAAATAAATAAAAATATTGAAGTTGGTTTAGCATGAATAAAAAAGAGTATACTGTGGAAAAGCTAATAGATGAAGTAAGCATGCCCGTTGTAGCTTATGCTGGTGAGGCTAAGAGTTTTTTAAGAGAAGCTTTGTCACATGCAAAAGTTGGGAACTATGAAAAGTCTAGAGAAATTATAGAGGAAAGCCGAACTTCTATTGCAAGAGCACATGAGGCACACAGAGATGTAAT
The sequence above is drawn from the Borrelia sp. RT5S genome and encodes:
- a CDS encoding PTS lactose/cellobiose transporter subunit IIA translates to MNKKEYTVEKLIDEVSMPVVAYAGEAKSFLREALSHAKVGNYEKSREIIEESRTSIARAHEAHRDVIQYSTTNPDSIKTPFILIHAEDHLMSAITELSIFEELIQVYKLINELKK